The window ATCGACTTAATACACAACTTTGATACCATGTTAAACAACTATGTACTATACCCTTATTGTTTAGATTGCTGAAAAAAGTATATTGGCCAACAATGGATCAAGTAGCTAACGAGTAGTCACACAAATCTGCAAAATGAATATTCATATGTAGCAAGCAATGCTTTGAATGTTTAAGGTAGAAAACTGCATGTCCTTATATAAGCTCACTCACAATCTTGCTGAATAGCACATAAACATATGCCTATTTGCAAAGCAAAACTAAGAAGACAAAACATAATACGTAATCAAATCTCAAATCAATCTAAACTTATCCGAAACCCGAGATGAAGGTTAATTTCCTTTAGAGATTGATCTGTACCTTGGCCAGCCCACCAGCTCTCCGTCTCCGTTTAAAGGTGCAAGAGACATGAATGCATACTTTATTTCTAATAGTTGAAGCTATAGGAAATGTCATTAGTACTTCTCATGAGTACACTCTTGGACTAGCATCGCCTATATGCTATATATGTAGCAGCTTGCTGTATCACCTAGAAGGAGGCTTCTGGTCTTTATTTGGCTGAGAAGAATGAGCAAGCTTTGTGATCATACTCATCAAATTTTGAGGCGTTGCTCTCTGCATAGACTGCTGGCTAGGGTATACAGAACTGGCCAAGAGGTTTTGATGATGAGAATTCTGCATGTGGTGGTCGAACTGTCTCGGAATATCGATCTGGTGATCTGCTGCATCCGTGGTAGCATGCGAAGGAAAATAAGATTGCGTTGTTCCAGTTGATAAAGACAATGTGGAAGGCAAGGAGGCCACGTTGAAATTGTGAGCTGTGAATCCATGGCTACCCAACTGATGAGATAGGGGAAAATTTGAAGACTGGTTCTGATCCCAATTGTGAAAACTGTAATTAGGCATGGCATTACTATTGTTCAGAAGACCTGGAAAGAACAATGGATGATTGGTAGTAGTACTAGTTCTGGTCATCAAGAAGTTGTTTGATGATGATGAACCGTGATCAACCACATTCCCTTCTTGTTTTCCATGATCATCTTCGTCTGATTCTTCCCCATCTTTATCGTTTTCTTGATCTTCTTCACCATCATTTGTCGATCTCCAAATATTGGTTCTAAACCCTTGATGATCTCCAATGTTTTGATCAAGAGATGATGGAGTAATATTCAGGAGCGACTGATGATTCATTAGGCCTAGGCCACCACCGCCATAGCTCCCGGGAGCAGGAGGCATCATTGGAAGAGGTGGAAGTTGGTCGATATCATCCTTGGCCGCGTCAAGCAACCAATCGACAACTTTGCTAGGCTGGTTAAGGCCAAGCCTATCTTGAAGATCATACAACTGAATCGCAGTAGGTACCGAAAGCCTCACACGCCGATCTCGCAACCCTCTCACAGTGCAAACTTTGCTATGCCTGTCCTTTCCTCCAAAAGCACGCGATACGCGTACAATCCTTGGATCTTTACTTAACCTCATCCATGGTGCTACTGTTGCTGAAGTACTTGAACGAGAAGTTGATGATGACAAAGCTAATTTTGAGGTCTTTCCAGCTTCATTTTGAGCACTTGAGTTTCCTGCTGGTGCTTGTACATCTGCTTCATTAGTATTGGGACTCCTAATCATCTTATGTGTACTCTCTCGTCATTGGTTCACTATTGGGAAACTTACCATTTCAGCTCAAGAAAACTTGATTTCCGGTATCGATCTCTTTCTTACTTCATGATATATACTTCTCCTCCATCTTCGATCCCCTATATCCGAAAAGAAAAACCAAAGGCAAGTGAAAAAAACGATCAAAGAATATATGTGTGATTGTGTGCTACGATGATATACAGATCCATGAAACTAATTCAAAGTGGGAGATCGGTGCTATATTAATGTTTCATATATATAACCACTACAACTTAAAATGAAAGGAGATCAAAGAGCCTCGAAGATGTATAATTTATTCTACAAAATTAGTATTTGACTAAGTATTTTACTTCCCTAGTTCCCATTTCTCAGCTGCAGATAAGCAAGAAAAATATTTCTTGCTGCAGAACAAAAAGAAATGTGTGTTCTAAGGGCTATGAACTGCAAAAAACTAAATTGCATGCGGTGATGGTATAACTACTTGATTAGAATTGAACCAACTTACATGAAGCAAAATCCTCTCTGCTGGTTCTTGTTCCTGATCAACCTGCAGTTTCTGGTGATTGACTATCACAGTGATGATGACGAAGAATATATAAAAGTAGTTTTGTTTTGCGTGGTTGAATTTGCCTAGTAAATTTGGTAGCTAGAGAGCTGAACCAATTAAGTGCAATCTCTGAGGATCGAAATACTCTGCAAGTGTGCGGAGAATAAACTTGAAGAAGAAGAAGAAGCTAGTGAGAGAGAAGCAAAGGCCGGTTGAGAGAAAAGGAGGGCGCCGGAATTCCACACCGACCAAGCTCCATGGAAAGATAAAGCAGTGGCAGATGCAACGCCACGTGGCACATTCAACATCAACAATGACTGTGCTAGCTAGTAGTAACAAGTCTGTATATATCTCACCATTTTCTTATCAGGCATAATTCGAGACAATGATTGCAGGGTAACAAATTAGGGAGATGAAATTAATTGAATTCTTGCACGAGTTTACATTACAAATTGAGTGCGTCGATTGGAATCTTCAGATTTGATCATATCTCTCTGTCTCTTTATACCTCTTTTTTATTTTTAAAAACAAATATTTGCTCATTAGATCTCCTTTCAAATTTCTAAAAATATATATTCATATATATTTCAATAATTTACTCATTATACCTCTTATTTGCTCTCTACACCTCTCACACTTTAATTTTTTTTCTTTTTGCATGAGAATATCTATTTCAGACCTCGATTGCTTGATTTTTTTTTTCTTCTTCTCTTTTTTTCATGAAAACCTCTTTTGCAACCTCAATTCCTTGTTGTTGTTGTTGTTTTTTTGTTTTTGTTTTTTTTTTTGCATAGAATGTCATTAACCTATATTATTTGATCAAGTTGTAAGAACGATTTTTCAATGACAACAATTTTAAAAAATTTAAATCATGAATTGTTTTCAGTATCAATTGCAAAGTAGCAAAATGGTGTTTGTGACCGAACGTATAGTAAGTTAGTAACTATAAAAGTAAGAAAATAGGTATACATGAAGCAAATCTGATGAAATATTAAAGCAAGCTCTTTCTCTTGTAGAATGGCGATGATCTATTCAGATTAATGTTCCCAAAAAAAGTTAAAAACCCAGAAACCTTTGACCTAGAAGAAAACCCTAAGAAGGCCAATTGCGTCTTCATCAATAGAGATCCTTCCATTTGGTGTAGTAGTTATTTGCGATTGAGCAACGGTTGCACTTAGGTTTAAGGTTTATAGACTCCTCACATTTTGTATCGTTAACTTGAAGAAGAAAAAAAAAAAAAGAATAATACTAATCTGATTACAATTTTTTTTTTTTTTGTGAAATTCAATGTCTATTATTGTCATTTTGTATGAGGTTATATTTGTAATCCAATAAGTCAAAACATGTGGAGGTACACTGAGCAAATCTGGAGGTCCCAATGGTCGCACTCTTACAAATTTGAAAACGATCTTATTTACGCTATTTTGAAAGTCGTCATAGATGCGAAGTAAAATCTAAAATAAGTCTTTAATTTAAATGATGTCATGCATTAACACATTACAGTTTTTTAATGTTTACAACTGATGAAACTATATAGTTTGGTAGACAAAGATATACATAATGTATGTTTTGGTCTTAAATAATGCTTAATTAGAAAGGGAAGAAATTATGAGATTTAAATCTAAATTGGGGACCATATATATATACATGCTGCACATTCGAAAGTGGGGAGTCATGCTTTATCGGCAATTAACAAAAGGGTTTTTGCTATATCCTTTTCACATGCACGCCTATAGTACCAAGAAAGATGAAGATATTCATGTGAGCAATAAAAGCCCTAGCAGCTCAAGTTTTCATCCCAATAATAATATCCGTTCATGTGGTCCAATTTTTTCGATAACATATATTTTCGACAAATTAACATGTTGCGTTAACGTGTAAAGACTTAATTATAGCTCTAAACTCTGAGAAAAACGTACATTTATCTTTTGTATACGTTTAAATCTGATTATTTCAATTAGAACTTAAACACAATAATTGGTTAGAGAAATCTGCTATCTAGTAGTGATTTTCCAATTATACACACATACATCATGTATATATTCAAGCAAAGAGATCGATAGGGGGTGCCAAAGGGAAATTATAATCAAGCAGATGTAGGTTTCATGTGGTCGATGAGGATCGAGCTAGTTCACTGATAGACAAAAATTGGAAAGAAGTCCACTAGTAGTTCTTGGATATAGCATATCATATATCATGCGCTACAAAAGTTGTGGTCTCCATATATACACAAGACAGTAGTACACTACACTAATTAGCATTAGTAGCATGTGTATGATAGCTATTTGAAACAATGAGAATTGAGAACTGGCTAAGCTTACCTTATAGACGAGGGACCGATTCATATGTTTTAAAGAAAAAAGACACACTGACTAGGAAAAGTTAGGCATAAAAGGACCACACACTACCTCGATCTTTTTTTCTTGCAGAGAGATATGCACGGAAGTAGATTCAACACCTTGATATAACCTAAAAGATTGCAGCTAGCTGACACAAGCCCTAATTGCTCTCTTTAATCCGTTACTTTGATTAATCGGTCCTCAATAATACAGACTGTAATCACTAATCACTGTATACTGGTTTTCTGTCTGATGGCTTTCATACATTAAATCATGGCCCAGAACTTCAAAACCCTAGCTAGCTACTCTTATTTCTTGTTGGTTGTGTTTCATCAGTGCTCCAGCTACCTAGCTAGGTAGCAAAATCGATCAGCTTGGTATGTAACTAAATGAGCAATCAAAAACAGTAGCTGCTAGTACCCAGTTTCTGTTTAATTTATTTGCTGCTTTTACTCAGCAGGAGAGAATCGACGAGTTTCTGTTTATCTTGAAATATTAGGCCTACTTCTTAATTAGTTATAATTTCACCATATGACACATACACTAAGAGAGAGAGAGAGAGAGAGTAAAGTTCTGGTGTGTTTTGCAGGGAAGAGAAAGAGACGGGACATGCACGAAGCTTTTTTTAGGGTTTGGTGTGTGTCTGTGTTTAAAGAGTGTAAACAAGCAGTGGTGGGAATCTCAAGAGGAAGAAGAAGAAGAAGATCGAAGAAGAGGCCAGAACAGCAGCTAGCAGTAGCAGCAGGAAGAGCACGTACTGCTGAGAGAGCGTTGGCATCAGTACTAATAGTGATCTAGGCGAGGTGATATGGCAAATCTAACAATTCAAACGATGTTATATATTACTGATCGATCATCATCTAGCTAGGTCGATCTGACTAGCTAACTGGGTTATGTAATAAAAAGCAAGCAACGCTTAAGGGTTACGTATATTGGTGTTGGCCCCAAGGTCACAAATGGTCCCCGGGATTCCAGACACAAGCTCTTCTGTCAGCTCACGACTAATCGTTCTCAACTTTCTGAATCAACTACTACACCAGCAGCAGTATTACCCTTCTCTGCATCGATCCCACCATCACCATGCTTTGTCAAATTTCTTACCAACACAACTGGGTTATCTCTTAACGTACGATTTTGGCCGATATGTAGATATATCATATATATATATATAGGAATTCTCAGGTGCGGACGTCCGCACCAAAGTTTTGGTGTGGATTTCCATTTTTGCACCACTTTTCGATCGAATTTTCTCATATCCACCGTCCAGTATCTAAATAATATTGTGTAGATCATCTCTGCAAAATTTCAGCTAATTTGGTAATCGTTAAGGCCCTCAAACTCGAAAAACAAATGGACGGACTGANNNNNNNNNNNNNNNNNNNNNNNNNNNNNNNNNNNNNNNNNNNNNNNNNNNNNNNNNNNNNNNNNNNNNNNNNNNNNNNNNNNNNNNNNNNNNNNNNNNNNNNNNNNNNNNNNNNNNNNNNNNNNNNNNNNNNNNNNNNNNNNNNNNNNNNNNNNNNNNNNNNNNNNNNNNNNNNNNNNNNNNNNNNNNNNNNNNNNNNNNNNNNNNNNNNNNNNNNNNNNNNNNNNNNNNNNNNNNNNNNNNNNNNNNNNNNNNNNNNNNNNNNNNNNNNNNNNNNNNNNNNNNNNNNNNNNNNNNNNNNNNNNNNNNNNNNNNNNNNNNNNNNNNNNNNNNNNNNNNNNNNNNNNNNNNNNNNNNNNNNNNNNNNNNNNNNNNNNNNNNNNNNNNNNNNNNNNNNNNNNNNNNNNNNNNNNNNNNNNNNNNNNNNNNNNNNNNNNNNNNNNNNNNNNNNNNNNNNNNNNNNNNNNNNNNNNNNNNNNNNNNNNNNNNNNNNNNNNNNNNNNNNNNNNNNNNNNNNNNNNNNNNNNNNNNNNNNNNNNNNNNNNNNNNNNNNNNNNNNNNNNNNNNNNNNNNNNNNNNNNNNNNNNNNNNNNNNNNNNNNNNNNNNNNNNNNNNNNNNNNNNNNNNNNNNNNNNNNNNNNNNNNNNNNNNNNNNNNNNNNNNNNNNNNNNNNNNNNNNNNNNNTTTACGAAAGGGAAAAATAAAGGAGAAATTTTTCCTTTTAGGAAACAAATATGATGTTTTGATTAGAATACACAAAATTAAGGCTTACCGGATGTTAAAGTTTGAAGGAATTCCTTTCTGGATAGTTTAGCAGGGGGTTCATTATGAAAACTGAGGGAGGATTGCTATAATTAAGCTATGTTGTTAAGACTAATTAAGATGATTAAGAAACCATAACAGAGGTCCGGACCCTCCCGGACCGGAGTGTAGTTCCGCCCCTATACACGAGCATATAAATTAAACCATCCTTTTAGCTTATTTACCTTAATTTTTTCTTCATACAAAATATTATGAGGTGCCGTACGTATTAAAAGAATAACTAGCTAGAGAATCTAACAAATGCATAATGCACTATACTTAATTAACTTTAGTGTTGTGTGAACGCCTTCTAAATTAACTTGTAAACCAATCTTGATTGTTAATGTCATTTGGGCACCTGCAAGGCTGCAAGTCTGCAACTACTTAACGTTTCATGAATTACAATGTTCTCTAGAGAGAACTAACCTAAAATAGCTGCTAGAGCGAGGGTTCATAAGTTTTAAGTTTTGCGGCGTCTCTCGTACATGGTTGCTAATTTTCTATTGCATCAAAGACGGCACGACTGTCGCTTAAGGACGGCAACGAGCTGCTGGACATGGGGAACCGTCGACGTGTTCCGGGAAAGAAATTTTTGGTCCAAAACTTTTACTTGGTGGGGATGCTAAACTGCAGCCGTACAGTGGCGGTGGACTCTGGCCAGTGTTGTGGATCAGATCCTATATTCCTAACCAAGACTTTTCTTTACAAGTCCCACGGATATGGTAGAGATCATTCAATCAAAACCCCCAAACTTCTTCCAAATGATGTCGGCTTTATAAAATAAATATAAAGAATAATTAAGTAATTATGAATTCATTTTCATTCACGTTTTTAGCATTTTTTTTAATTTTTATATTATGGTCGTCAAAATTCAAACTGACAAATATTTTCATTAAGTAGGAACCAAGACCAACCGTACCAGACCTAACAAGTCTGGGGCACCGACCAGCCCAATCCAAGTTCTTACTATGGAAGGAACTCAAAATGGCCCATCACCTCAAAGTTCTTCATTTTTAATTTAATTTTTTTTTGGGGGGGGGGGGGGGGGTGGTTTAATTTGCAGCCTTGACATTGGAAAGTATGAAGACTGTGGAGTTTGGGGAGTCTTGGCTACATTGTCTCACCGGAAAAACAAACCTGACGGTGAACAACTCCGACATCCATGGTTAATTTGTACTGAAGCTACAAATGTGAAGAACCCGGCTCATAAAACTTGGTGACCAAACTGGAAATCAATCAACCATGCATGTGAGATGCGTCTAAATAAGCCAGACAATCACCCACCATTTTTCCAATTAAACATTCCAACCAGCAACCCCCGTTATGATGATGAACAACATCATGCAGTGAGATTCTAAAAAATAGCCAGACAACCATTACCCACCATTTGTTCTTCATCGATCATTTTCATTATATAGTTTTATTTGATGTCGATGTACGTATTCAACCATATATGGAGGTTTTGGCCTCGTCCCCACTCTTATTGTATCTCTTTTTCTTTAATAACATGAACTCGCAGTAGACCAAACGAGAATTTTCATGTGTAAAATTGGGCGAGTACCCAGGCACCCTTACATAACCTAACCTAATTGAATGTCAGCTGGTAGTTCACCTCCTAAGAATTTGTTGTCATGAATATAATAGACAAGCATCCAACCCTAATTGAATGGCAGCTCCAAGTTCACCATCCGCGTTTGTTGGCACATCCATACAATGATAATTTATTCTTAAAAAGAGAATGTGCACCAACACTAGGTTCTTGTATATATGCATGTTTGTGTGTACGTTCTAGCAATCTAGCTCAACCCAATATCCAATTGAGCTTCATCAAATTTGTAGATCTACTATGGCAAACTCAAACTCAGTGAAAGTGGTCGAGGTTTGTAGGGTGGCTCCGCTTCCAAGCTCACCGGACTCAATCACATCAGATCAGTCTCTTCTAACCTTATTTGATCTGCTCTGGTTAAGGTTTTCACCTGTTGAACCCGTTTACTTCTATGAAATACCTCCCACCTCTAACCCCAATATCTTCTATGATTCCATACTTCCCAAACTCAAAGCCTCCCTATCTCTTACCCTCCAACCTTTTCTTCCTCTGGCCGGAAACCTAACTTGGCCCCAACACTCCCCCAAACCCGTTCTCAGCTTCGTCCAAGGCGACTCCGTTTCACTCACAATAGCCGAATCCAATGCCGATAATTTCCCCTACCTTTCGGGCAATGACTTTGTTGAAGCCAAGGAGTACCATCCTCTTATTCCCCCATTGGAAGTTTCTGATGAACGAGCCGCTGTAATGGCAATACAAATCACTCTCTTCCCTAACCGAGGCTTTTCCATCGGAACAACCTTGCACCACGCCGTCCTGGACGGCAAAAACTCATGCTCGTTTTTCAAAGCATGGGCTCACATATGTAAACATGACACCGGAATAACCTCATCATCTTCTTCTATTTCGCTACCGGATAACCTCAAACCATTTCACGACCGAAATGCCATCCACGACCCGAAGGGTCTAGGAGAACTCTACTCTAATGAGTACCTCAACCAAGAAGGACCCAACAACAGGAGTGTGACGCATCGGCACCCACCTAGAGTTCTTCCCGAAGATCTAGTTCGAGGGACCTTCGATTTCACTCGAGAAAATATTCACACACTTAGAGAGCGTGTTGTGAAGACAACAAGAGCTTCTGATAATCCATCATCACTTCATTTGTCCACTTTTTCTCTAGGATGTGCTTACACATGGATTTGCTTAGTCAAGGCCGAAGAAATAAAGGGAGAGAATTCGAAGACGGCTATGATCTTCGGCGTCGACGTAAGGTCTCGCTTGGACCCTCCCGTACCGGAAACCTACTTCGGAAACTGCATAGCAGGCCGTGTAGCAGTGGCGGAAACGAAAGGCCTAATCGGTGAAGATGGGTTGGCAGTGGCCGTAAAGGCAATCACTGAGGCTTTGAGGAGTTTGGATGATGGGGTACTCAATGGGGCTGAGCTTTGGGTTTCAAAATTCCTAGACTTTTCTCTGTATGATAAGATATATTCGATTGCGGGTTCACAGCGGTTTGAGATTTACGGTACTGATTTTGGTTGGGGAAGGCCGAAGAAGTTCGAGCTCGTTTCGATTGATAAGACTGATGCAGTGTCTCTTATGGATAGCAAGCATGGTGGTGGAGCTGTTGAGGTTGGGTTGGCTTTGAAGAAACCACAAATGGAGGTTTTCGCTTCTCTATTTGCCAGAGGTCTTTAATTGAAGATTGATGTAGGCATCGTGTACCGTGTACCTGCATGGCCGCATGCATGAGTATATTATATTGAGGACTTTTTTATTATACACATTTGTATGACATACATTAAGCCGTAGCCGTTCGATTGTCTTGAATTTTAAATTGCTAAACGATCGGACGGCTCATGGCTTGATGTATGTCATATAAATGTGTATATTGAATTCTAATTGTGTGATTTCCATTTGTTGTATTTGGATAAATTTTTCACCAAAAATAAAATAAATTATTCGACATGTGTAGACTATGTTTTTATCATGGGTATTTTTTTTTTCGATTACTAAACAAAACAAACAACTTTCTATCGACTTCACTTTCCAGCTGATCCAAATAAAACGTTGAGATTTCTCATGGTAACTTGGTGCAAAAACTTATCCATCTTTTTTTGTTTTTAACATCAGTAAGCTCATGACTTATAGTTGTATGACTAGTATGAACATAAACAATTCAAAATTGATAACAATAGTAGTAGACTGTGGTGCAGACATGCATGTATGCCATACATGCATATAAACTAAAAGGGACAGCATATGCAGCAGGGGAGTGGTGGGTGTTGGAAATGCAGATATGCATAGCAGAATTTTCCGTAGACCAGTAGAAATTTAAAGAGAAATTCTCACTTTGATTCTAGCCTACACTTTCATCAGTAACCCCGCGAAGAAACATACGTATGGGACAAATTAATTTCTATAAATGGAGGATACCAAAACGGAAAGGAATTTTATTTATCATACGTCTCCTTCCCCATGCACTTCTTTGAAACTTCAAATCCAACCATACGTGAAACTCTTAAATCACCGACCTTCAGCCCTACATGTACCTTTCAGCACCAATAATAACTCATCAGATCTCACCCATGACGTCTACCAAGTTCATTGAGATCACAAGCCCTGTCTTTCCCAATTTTATCACTTGTCTATCATGATACTTGTGACGCTTAGCTAGAGATACATGGATGTGTATAGCTAAAGGCCTAAAGCCACTGGCGTAGCCACATGAGAGTGAGAGGGTTCAAATGACCCTTCTCACTTTTCTATACTTTCAATTGTTGGTTGATATAATTGCTACATCCATACTTATATTACAATATTAGTATAAAGTTTGACTTTCATACTAATCATGTTACATATTACTTCCATACAATCTAAAAAAATGTCACAATATAAGCAATCGTCGTGGATATTATATATATTTTATTCAAACTGTTAAGGGTTTAGGTGATACTAACTCCTACAATACAAAAAGAATGAACAATTATGTGCCCCAAAGTAAAATGGAGAAAAATAAAGAAGATTGAAAAGTTTATTTTTGTTTAGTATAATTCTTATTAAATTATGACCCTCTTAGTTTAGTTTTCTAGCTACGTCACTGCCTAAAGCTACATTATATATTCCTCAATGTTCACAATATATCTTTCTCATTAATCGTGAGTAATGGCAAACTTATCAGTGAAGAAAGTTGAGGTCTGCAGGGTGGCACCAAAACCAGGTTCACCAGAGAACCAATCACTTCCTCTAACACTTTTCGACTTATTCTGGCTCCGGTTTCCACCCGTAGAACGCCTCTACTTCTACCAAACCTCTTCCACCGATTCCGTACTTTCCCAACTCAAAACCTCCCTCTCTTTAGCTCTCCAACACTTCCCACCTCTAGCCGGAAACCTCATCTGGCCCCAAGACTCCCTCAAACCCCTTCTTAGCTACGTTCAAGGCGACGCGGTCTCAGTCACCGTAGCTGAGTCCGATGCTGATTTCGACCACCTTATAAACAGTGTATTTCTTGCAGCCAAAGATTTTAGTCATCTTGTTCCTCAGGTGGATGTCACTGATGAGAGAGCCGCCGCGATGGCATTGCAAATCACTGTCTTTCCCAACCGAGGCTTCTCTATCGGAACGGCCATGCACCACGCAGTCCTTGACGGAAAAACTTCGACTTCGTTTGTCAAAGCATGGGCTTATATATGCAAGCATGAAGAATTAAAAATACGTGTTTCATTTTCAGAATGAATTCATTTTCATTCACGTTTTTAGCATAATTAATTTTTATATTATGGTCGTCAAAATACGTGTTTCATCTTCTCGGTAGACTCCAGGTCCAGGTTGGACCCTCCAATACCCGCAACGTATTTTGGAAACTGCATAGTGGGTCGTGTAGCAGTTGCAGA of the Fragaria vesca subsp. vesca linkage group LG6, FraVesHawaii_1.0, whole genome shotgun sequence genome contains:
- the LOC101295361 gene encoding phenolic glucoside malonyltransferase 2-like, with protein sequence MANSNSVKVVEVCRVAPLPSSPDSITSDQSLLTLFDLLWLRFSPVEPVYFYEIPPTSNPNIFYDSILPKLKASLSLTLQPFLPLAGNLTWPQHSPKPVLSFVQGDSVSLTIAESNADNFPYLSGNDFVEAKEYHPLIPPLEVSDERAAVMAIQITLFPNRGFSIGTTLHHAVLDGKNSCSFFKAWAHICKHDTGITSSSSSISLPDNLKPFHDRNAIHDPKGLGELYSNEYLNQEGPNNRSVTHRHPPRVLPEDLVRGTFDFTRENIHTLRERVVKTTRASDNPSSLHLSTFSLGCAYTWICLVKAEEIKGENSKTAMIFGVDVRSRLDPPVPETYFGNCIAGRVAVAETKGLIGEDGLAVAVKAITEALRSLDDGVLNGAELWVSKFLDFSLYDKIYSIAGSQRFEIYGTDFGWGRPKKFELVSIDKTDAVSLMDSKHGGGAVEVGLALKKPQMEVFASLFARGL
- the LOC101295648 gene encoding phenolic glucoside malonyltransferase 2-like, with amino-acid sequence MANLSVKKVEVCRVAPKPGSPENQSLPLTLFDLFWLRFPPVERLYFYQTSSTDSVLSQLKTSLSLALQHFPPLAGNLIWPQDSLKPLLSYVQGDAVSVTVAESDADFDHLINSVFLAAKDFSHLVPQVDVTDERAAAMALQITVFPNRGFSIGTAMHHAVLDGKTSTSFVKAWAYICKHEELKIRVSFSE
- the LOC101292524 gene encoding transcription factor TCP13-like; amino-acid sequence: MIRSPNTNEADVQAPAGNSSAQNEAGKTSKLALSSSTSRSSTSATVAPWMRLSKDPRIVRVSRAFGGKDRHSKVCTVRGLRDRRVRLSVPTAIQLYDLQDRLGLNQPSKVVDWLLDAAKDDIDQLPPLPMMPPAPGSYGGGGLGLMNHQSLLNITPSSLDQNIGDHQGFRTNIWRSTNDGEEDQENDKDGEESDEDDHGKQEGNVVDHGSSSSNNFLMTRTSTTTNHPLFFPGLLNNSNAMPNYSFHNWDQNQSSNFPLSHQLGSHGFTAHNFNVASLPSTLSLSTGTTQSYFPSHATTDAADHQIDIPRQFDHHMQNSHHQNLLASSVYPSQQSMQRATPQNLMSMITKLAHSSQPNKDQKPPSR